CACCAAACCAATCTTTTTTTATCCCTAATTCTATATTTTCACCTGTGATAGGCTCCACTTTACCACCGTTGCGAAGCACTCCCGATTGTGGTAAGAACGACTGGTCGTACAATCCGTATAAAGTCATATTTTCTAATACCGTAGCACTAATCCCAATTCTTGGCGTAAACCTTTGTGCATTTTGCTCTACCCCGTACTGATTTTGCTTTATATCAGTATATCGTCCTGCAAAAGTCAGCCTCAATTTATCTTCCAATAGTCCCACTTCATCTTGAAAATATAGTGCAGAATAGGTTTCTCCCAATTTACTTCCTATTTGGGCTAAAGATTTAGAATGGTCATATACAGGATAACTAATATTGCCATATACAGGATTGTTAATATCAAAAGGCGTAGCGGCATCATCTAAATTTCCACCCTGACTCCAATCTGCCATATATTTTTTATCTGCCATATCCAAACCTGTCAGAATTTTATGTATTACATTGCCTGTTTGAACCGTTCCATTAAGGAATACTTGAGCAAATTTCATTTCATTCAATCCCTTCCAAAAGGTAAGTCTCCTCACCACTTTATCATCATCAGTTACAGCAGAAGGCCAAATACTACTCCCCATTTGGTCATCTCTCATATAAGAAACTTGAGAGGTTAATTTCCAATTATCTGATAGCTGACTTTGGAGATTGATATTCAAATAATGTTCATCTATTCTTGTAGGGTCAATCCCTGGATCTGTTAATGTTTTCTCTCTGTCATACTTAGCAAAACCTTTTTTAGAAAAAACATAAGCAGAACCTACTTCGGACATTTTGCCCTTTTGAAAAATGTACTCCGCCGTAAGAGATGTTTTATCAGAAAGCAAATAGGTTATAGAAGGGTTGATAACATAACGATTGTTAAACTCATGAGGTCTAAAAGAACCTCTATTCTGTGCCATTGTATTCACTCTCACGGCTAGTTTATCCGAAAGTTTAGCATTTACATCTGCATCTGCCCTGTACAGATTAAAACTCCCAGTAGTCAGCGTAAATTGTCCCTTAGGATTATTAGAGAATATAGGCTTTTTGGTTACTATATTATAAATACCGCTTGGCTCACCGTTAGAAATCATAAATCCCGCAGGACCTTTCATAAACTCTATCCTGTCCACATAGCTCATATCCTCCGCTAAAGGTCCCCAATTAGAAGTTACATTAACCCCATTGATAAACGCTGCTGCCCTAGCCCCTCTCATATTAACTCTAGCATACATATCACCCCAATGTTCTAGCCTCATCGCTCCACTAATATTTCTCAAAACGCCATCACTTATACCCAACACTTGCTGGTCTGATAACGCATCTGAAGTAATCACTTGAATATTCTGCGGAATGTCTAACAGTGGGGTATCTAATCTTAACGAACCTGACACATCTTTGGCAGTGTAGTTTTTATAATATTTACTTTTAATAACTACACCCTCTATACCTTTTTCTCTTATAGAATCTTTTGTCTGAGTTTGAGCATTAGAGAGAATACCTCCCACTAGCGAAATGCTTATGATAATTTTTTTCATTGTTAAAAATTTCGGCAAATATAATTATTTAGAATAAATAAAAACAAATAATTTTTATCATGTCTAATTTTATTTCTTAGAAATTTACTTATTATTGCGTACTACAAATCATATCTATGAAATTATATTTAGCATCACAATCTCCAAGAAGGAAAGAGCTTTTAAGCCAATTAGGTTTTGATTTTGATATTGTTTCTATAAATTGTGATGAAATCTATCCAAAAGATTTAGAAATAGACAAGGTAGCTGGTTACCTTTCGGAACTAAAAGCCAATGCATTTCGTCCTCTTTCCGAAGGAGAGGTTTTATTAACTGCAGACACTATTGTTACTTTTGATAATAAAGTTTTAGGGAAACCCAAAAATGAAGCCGAAGCACTAGAAATGCTCAAAAACCTTTCTGGTAATAGTCATGATGTTTATACTTCGGTTTGCATCAAAACTCCTACGAAGTCTTTAACTCTAACCGATAGAGCTACAGTATACTTTTCTCACCTGACCGATGAAGAAATTTCCTACTATATAGAAAACTATAAACCCTACGACAAAGCTGGAGCTTACGGCATACAAGAGTGGCTAGGTATGGCTAAAATAGAAAAGCTAGAAGGTAGTTTTTATACTATCATGGGGCTACCTACTCACTTGGTTTATCAACAATTAAGTGCTTTAAAACACTCTCCTTCTGTGAAAAAGTAGTATTTTTACACAAATTTTCTCAAAGCCTAACAATAAAAGAGGCTTTATGCAGTTAAAACATCAAATGAAAAAGTACAGCTATTTTTTAATTATATTGGCACTTGCCGTTGCATGTTCTCCTAGAAAGAATACTTTTGTTAATAGGAATTATCAAAACTTTTATGCCTATTACAACACCCTATTTAACAGTAAAGATGCTCTAGAAAATGAGCTAAATGCACGTAAAAACAAACATCAGGAGAATTTCTACCAACCTTACATTAAATTACTCACTTTTGATAATGACCACGAAGTAGAAAGTGAAAAAGGCACCTCAGACACACAAAACGCCCCATTTGCGGCAGGAGCTTCCTCTATATCTTATGGCTCCCCTAATAGTAAAAAAGGAATGTCTGTTCTTGAAATATCAGAAGCTAAAGCATTAAAAACTATAGAACAACATTCTATGCTTTTCGATGGGAAAGAAAAAAATAAAAGAATATTTGAGGCTCAACTTATGCTTGCAAAGGCAAGAATGTATCAAGAAAAGTACTTAGAAGCCTTAGACGCTCTTAACTATATTTTTTCTCACATGAAAGAGGACAAAAGATTGCCTCTCGCTAAAACATACGAAGCTAAAATTTTCTCTTTAATGAAGGACCATTACAAAGCCAATGAGATTTTTATGGCTTTAAAAGAGGAGAAACTAAGCAAAAGTAACAAGAAATTATTAAGTCTTTTCTATGCAGAAACTTTGCTTCAATCAGGGCAAAAAGAGGCTGCCGTAGAAGAGTTAGCCCAAGCCTATGCTCTAAATAAAAACAAAAACTTAAGAAGTCGTATCGCCTTTTTAAGAGGACAAATTTTATCTAAATTAGGACGCTACGAAGAAGCTAGAGAAAGCTTTGTAACTGCTTATCAAAAGGCTAATAATTTTGAATTTGAAGTAAAATCTCAAATAGAAATAGCCAAGACTTTCGACAATTCTAAAAAAGAAGACTACGAAAGTCTGAAAACTTATCTAGAAAAAATATCCAAAAAAGGAACTTACGCTTCTAGAAAAAACGAGTTCTACTACGCTTTAGGACTTATGGCAATGAAGGCAGGAAAAGAGGAAGAAGCCAATAAGTTCTTCCAAAAGTCGTTGAAAGAAAAAGTTTCCGATGGACAAATACGAGGGCTTACCTACTATGAAATCGGAAAGAAATATTTAGAAAAAGAGGATTATCTAAGTGCTGGCGTTTATTACGACAGTGCTGTTACCCAAATGACCTATGCTCCTCAAAGAGAAGAATTGAAAATACTTTCTACGGATATTAAAAAAATATCTAAAAACTATTACCTCATCAAAAAGAATGATAGCATCTTAGCTCTTACCAAAATGAATGAGCAACAGAGACTTGCTTACTTTAACCAACAAATAGAAAAACTAAAGGCTAAAGAAGCTAAAGAGGAAGCAGAAAAATTAAAAGCCTCTAAAGAAAAAGAGTTTAAAGTGGCTGATTTTGCTTTGGATAATACCTTTGGTAATAACACAAGAGGATTTGCTGATTTTGGTACTCCTACTAAAGGTTTTTACTTTGATAATCTTACAACCGTATCTAAAGGGCAAGCCAACTTTAAACAAATTTGGGGAGAAAGAGCTCTTGCTGATAATTGGCGTTATTCATCAAAAACCACTTCCATAGAAGACCTCAAAAACGAAGCTCTCGGTAAAACCGAGGTTAAAAATCCAAGAAGATTTGAACCTGAGTTTTATATAGAGAAAATTCCTACTAACGCCCAAGACATAGCTCAACTTAAGCAAGATAGAGATACCGCATCTCTAGGGTTAGGTATGATGTACGAAAATATTTTTTCTAATACCAAACTTGCCACTAAAACACTATTTGACTTAGTAAACGCTCAGCCAAAAGAAGATGTGAAACTTCAAGCGTTGTATCAAATATTTTCTATTAACTACGAGAAAAATCCGCAAGAGGCAGAAAAAGCCAAAAACATTATTATTAGTGAGTTCCCTTACACTCATTATGCAGAATTTGTGAAAAACCCTAAGCGTGGAGGTTTGGGTGTAGCTTCGTCGGAAGTAGAGAACATCTATAAACAAGCCTACCAACTCTACACAGAAGAAAAATATGAGGATAGCAAAGCTCTTATAGAAAAAACAATAGAAGCTTATCCTAAAGACGCTCTAGTACCAAAGTTATCTTTACTTAATGCATTTAACACAGGGAAAACAGTGGGTAAAGAAATCATGATTTTACAGTTGCAACAGATTTCCTTAAACTACGAAAAACTCCCCGAAGGCGAAAAAGCGAAACAAATGTTAGCTTATCTTAGTAGTGATTTAAAAACACCTATCACCGAACAAAGCAAGACAGCACAGCCGAGTGTAAATGTGGTAGTAACTGACGAAACGGCGAAAGACCATGAAGAGGAAGCTCCTAACCTCAATCTAGCCCCTTCTACCGTTCCACCACAAATTAATCTTAACGAACTTAGAAAACAAAAATTACAAAAAGAAAATATTAAAGTTAGTCCAAAATAGTAGGGAGTTTACTTTGCTTTTCGTTTTACACCTTGAAAATCTTTTAAATAAAAAGGTTCAAAGTAAGCAACATCTTCCCATTCTTTGTTCATAGCCTTATTTAAAGATTTCTTGATAAGGTATTCTGCCGAAGGGTAAACCTCTGCCTTATAAGAAGCATTGGGTAAGTTTAAAACTGTTTGTGCCTTGGTCGCCCCATCTCCAACGAAGAGAACTTTGTCGTCTTTATAATCTTCAAACGAAAACTCATCTAGGATTTTGGCTTCCGTTTCCGAAACTACTGCCCCTGTTTTGCCATCAAATACCGAAGTATAAACTTCCATTCTTCTAGCATCTACCATGGGGATTATAAAATCAAATCCTTGACCTATAAAAGGTTCTACCATTGTTTCTAAAGAGTTTACAGCAACCAACGGAATTTTAAGCCCGTAGCAAAACCCCTTAGCCGAAGCTGCCCCTATCCTTAGCCCCGTATAAGACCCAGGTCCCATACCTAATGAAACGGCTTCTATATCTTTTAGAGTTAGTTCTGCTCCTTCTAAAGCCCATTCCACGAAAGTATGCAAACTTTCACTTTGTTTATAATTTTCGGACACTTCTTCACATAAGCAAAGTAACTCTTCCTCTTTAGAGATAGCAACAGAGCAATTTTTAGATGATGTTTCAAGATGTAAAATAACCATCGACTATTTTTCCTACAAATATATGAAATGTCTTTGTGAGATATAAAAAAAGAGTTACTCTTTATTAAAAGCAACTCTTTTTTGTGTTATAAATATTATGATAAATTTACAATGCCTTTAAGAAGTACAGAACACCAACCGAAAACATATTTTGGCTTGTATTAGGCACGTAAGTTTTAACCATTTTATTATGCGTTATATTAGTATTGGAAAAATATCCAAAAAATTTAAAATCTTGGCTTGCAATAGGCTTGTACTCTAAACCTATCATATTAGTTTGATTCTGCCTTAAGCCATTGCCTAAACCATTTTCAGACCTATCATTTGCTCTTTCATAAATGCTTTTGCCTGTAATAATAAATTTTGGAGTTATCTTATAGTCTAATCTCAGTACAGCCGTTTGGAACTGAATATTTTTAGAGAAATAAGGCTCATAATCTGACACTATAGCGGCTCTATATTGGTTAATAACAGAAGAAGCAATATTAGTATAATCTACAGCCATATTGGTATGATGTAAGTCTAAGTAGACTTCTAGGTTATCCGTAACCAATTTATTCCCTAGTGCTACTTGGAAATTTCGCTCCCCTTTAGCAATTTGAGAAGTTGCTACCGAATAGAACGTTTTAAATGTTTTATTAAAAAAATCACCTCTCCAAGTTAAGTTAAATCCCATCGGAATTTTGGCTGCTACTAATCCATTGGTAATATAGTTTCTCTGCTCATGTAATGTTGAGAAGTTATGATTACTAGTATTAAAGGCTTGAACCCTTATACTATTGTTTTCATTTATCTGATAGGCTAGTTTAGCACCCATTGTAAATATATTCTGCTGATTACTAATATAATTAGAGTAAACGTACTCAAAGGTTGGGTTTTTCTCAAACTCCCAACTACCAAAATCATTAGCTTGCTTACCCAAAACTATATTCCACTTATTTGTTTTGCCAAATTTATAATCTATATAGGCAATATCTAAAGAGCTAGTTGCATTATCTAAACTCTGTTGAACTTGAGATCTATTCAATCTATACCTTACTCTGTATTTCAAATTTTCTACCACATTGCCTTGCATCTCAATTCTTGCCTCATTTAACTTAAGAGCATTTTGATTTTGATGAACATCTGTAAACTCTAATGCACTCCTAAAAAGAATATTAACTTCAGTATTCTTACTGAAGGTTTTTAGAATATTAGTAGAGTCTACCTGTCCAAATAAAAAGCTTGTTGGAAAGACTAGGAAGGATAAAAATTTTCTTTTCATTTTTATTTATCTAAAATTTTAATCACTACAAATATACCTCAGCTACAAAATTAATATTTATTATCTTTATGTATAACTTTTATCAATAACATAAACTAACCCATCACCAAAATCCTCTTCTAAACTAGTTATTAACCTTGCATTATTAGCCTTAACTTTCAGTTCTTCCACAAAAAAAGAAGTTTCAAAAAACTGACGATGAATTCCATCCAGCAAACTCATAAAATAATCTCTTCCCACTTTATTATTGTGCAAATCCATTGCTTTCTCTAGCGGTTCATTAGGAAAAAGTTCCTCGTGCATATCTGTAAAGGCTTCGCAAAACGCCAAAGCTTTTTGTGGAGAAGATATTTTACAACAATACATTAGCACCAAACAATTCCAAAAGGCGTGACGAAAGGCATTCCCTTTACCATTAGTACCTGCCGTAAGAGGATATTTTTTCTGAGCAATACGATACGCCTTTAAGCTCGCATAAACAGCCAAAACAAAAAACAACGGTTGCCTTATAAACAACCCTAAAACCTGTAATATTTTGGGGAAAGATAGTTGCCTAAAAGCACTTAAAAACAACAAAGGAGTTTTCATAATGTGTCAAATGTAAAAAATAAACCTCGTTAATTTCTAAAAGTTAACGAGGTTTATCAAAGTATAAACTCTAATTCTATTTATTCATTAGGAGATTCACGGTTTTAGAAACTAGTACTTTTGCTTCTTTCCTGTTTACTATGAAATCTACAAATCCCTTTTCCTTTAAAAACTCTGAAGTTTGGAATCCTTCTGGCAAATCTCTTCCTATAGTTTCTTTAATAACCCTAGGTCCAGCAAAGCCGATTAGAGCTCCTGGTTCAGCCATGATTACATCTGCCGTCATCGCAAACGAAGCTGTAATTCCACCAAAAGTAGGGTCGGTAAGATAAGCAATGTAAGGCAATCCTGCTTCCGAAAGATGCACCAGCTTAGCTTGTACCTTCGCCATTTGCATTAGAGAGTGAGCTGCTTCTTGCATTCTTGCACCTCCCGACTGGCAAATAAGCACATACGGAAGTTTGTTTTTAATAGCGTAATCTATCGCTCTAGTAATTTTTTCCCCCATTACAGAACCTAAAGACCCTCCAATAAAGGCAAAATCCATACAAGAAACCACCATCTCCGTGCCGTTTACTTTACCTACTGCATTTCGGATAGAATCGGTAAGTTTAGTCTTAGCTTTAGCTTCCTTAAGACGGTCAGTATAGGGTTTGGTATCTTTAAACTTAAGGATATCTATACTTTCTACCCTAGCGTCTAACTCCTTAAATTTACCCTCATCAAAAAGAATATCATAATACTCTTTACTTCCTATCCTTACATGGAAACCATCTTCTGGAGATACAAACTGATTGGCCTTAAGCTCATCATATTCTATAATTTTCCCTGTAGGTGTTTTGTGCCAAAGCCCTTTAGGAATGTCTTTTTTCTCCTCTGTAGAAGTAGTAATATTTTTAGCCTTTCTTCTGAACCAATCAAATGCCATAAGCGTTTTGTTTAAATTAAGTTTGATTTCATAACACCGTGTAGGAGTGTTTAATCATATCATTTACATTCCTACACGGTAAAATTGATGTTGCAAAAATACAAGATTTTTTTATTTCAATGTATTAACATTGTTTAAATCTTCAAATGCTTGTTCTAGACGGCTTCTGAAAGTTTCTTCTCCTTTTCTTAACCAAACTCTAGGGTCGTAGAATTTCTTGTTAGGAACATCGTCTCCCTCAGGGTTTCCTATTTGAGTTCTTAGATACTCTACTTTGTTTAACATATAATCTCTAATACCTTCGGTGTAAGCGAACTGAAGGTCAGTATCAATATTCATTTTGATAACACCATAGTCTATCGCTTCTCTTATTTCTTCTAAAGAAGACCCAGACCCTCCGTGGAATACGAAGTTAATTGGCTTTTCTACTGTACCGAATTTCTCTTGTACATATTTTTGTGAGTTCAATAAAATCTCTGGGGTTAATTTCACATTACCTGGCTTATACACACCGTGTACGTTACCAAATGCTGCCGCGATAGTGAATTTATCAGAAATTTGCTTTAAGATTTCGTAAGTATAAGCCACATCTTCTGGCTGAGTGTATAGCTTAGAGTTATCTACATCGGTATTATCTACACCATCTTCTTCTCCTCCTGTAACGCCTATTTCTACCTCTAGTGTCATATCCATTTTAGCCATTCTTTCGAAATACTTAGCTGATATTTCTAAGTTTTCCTCCAAGGTTTCTTCAGAAAGGTCTAACATATGAGAAGAGTAAAGCGACTTACCATTGGCTTTATAAAACGCCTCTCCTGCGTCTAATAGTCCATCTATCCAAGGTAATAATTTCTTAGCACAGTGGTCTGTATGAAGAATAACTGTAGCTCCGTAAGCCTCTGCCAAAGTATGGATATGTTTAGCACCTGCTACCGCTCCTAAGATAGCTGCTTTTTGTCCGTCATTACTAAGACCTTTACCTGCATTATACACCGCACCACCGTTAGAAAACTGAATGATTACGGGTGCATTAAGCTTAGCCGCTGTCTCCATAGTGGCGTTGATGTTACTAGAACCAATAACATTAACCGCTGGTAAAGCAAATTTATTTTCTTTAGCGTACTGAAAAATCTCGCTAACCATTGAACCTGTGGCAACTCCTGCCGGAAAAAGTTTACTCATAGTGTAATGTTTTTACTTTTAATTACTGATTTATTTTTAATTACTTTTTAATTTCGTTTATCTTTTCCCCACAATAGCTTTTGGCGAAGCGTTTCGTAGAAATTGATGCTTTTAGTCATCATTAGTGATACCTCAAAATTGGCTTTCTTCACTATAATTTCATCATCTATACCTACATTATAAAGCCTAGAATCTAAGGAAAATAAAAACTCTGGCACTCTACTTTCTACCGTGAGTTTTATTTCTACATCATCTTTAAGAATAATAGGTCGCACATTCAGGTTATGCGGAGCAATAGGTGTAAGCACAAAATTATCTGCTCTCGGTGAAATAATAGGTCCACCACAACTCAAATTATAAGCCGTAGAACCTGTAGGCGTAGAAACCACTAAACCATCTCCCCAAAATACAGTAAGAAACTCATCATTGATATGAGTATCTATCGTAATCATAGAGGTAGTTTCCTTCCTTGTGATACTCAAATCATTTAGAGCATAAGGGAAATCTATCACGGTATCTTTAGTAGAAACTTCTATCACAGACCTTCTGCTGATTAGCATTTCTCCTTTTAGGATTTTATCTATATTGAGGAAAATCTCCTCCTTTGAGAAACAAGCTAAAAATCCCAAACGACCTGTATTTACACCAATCACGGGAATTTCTAAGTCTTGTATAAAGATAAGGGCATTAAGAATGGTACCATCACCACCAAAACTGAAGAATAAATCTACTCCTGCATTCTTCAGACTTTCCTTATCATTAAAAGTTCTAAAGTTTTTAGAAAAAGCCAAATCTATTGATAAACCTTCGTGCAACACAGACTCTACCCCTCGCTTCTCTAACTCCGAAATAAACTTACTCAAATAAAGAAATGTATCTAAATCTTTCTTTTGGGAGTAAATGGCCGCTTTCATAGATGACTTTCTGAATTAAACTAAATTTGACCCTCCAAAAATACGATTATTTTTTTAATGATTCCTACAAAAAATAAGGCGTTTTCCTTGCGGTTTAAACTTTTTCTCTCATCTTTGTAACAAATCGTAGATGTAACGCTACTTATTACCCAACCACTTAAAACTATACACCAATGACAAGAATTTATTCATTAGTCTTATTCCTGTTTTTCAGTGCTGTACTTTGGGCTCAAATCAGCATCTCTGGGAAAATCACCAATACAGAAGGACAGCCCGTTCCTAGTGCCAGTGTTACCGTAGAAGAAATAGGAAAAAATGCCATTCTTACCTATGCTTTATCAGACAGCAAAGGGGCTTACAAAGTAACCATAAATTCCTCCACAGACAAGGTAAAGCTTACCGTAAAGGCGTTTAATCATCAAACCCAAGTCAAAGAAATTGCTAATAAAACCCAAACGCTTAATTTTAGTCTTTCTCCACAAGCTACGGAAATAAAGGAAGTAAAACTAAAGACGAGAATGATTACCAAAAAAGGCGACACTATTTCTTACGATTTAAAAGCCTTTGAAAGTAAAAACGACCGTACTCTAGCCGATGTTCTAAAGAAAATACCAGGTATAGAAGTTAATAAAGATGGTACTGTACTCTACCAAGGCGAAGCCATCAATAAGTTTTATGTAAATGGTAAAGACCTTATGGAAGGTGGCTACGGAACTATAAACAACGCTCTCCCAAAAGACGCTGTACAAAAGGTAGAAGTAATGGAAAACCATCAACCTGTAAAGATTCTACAAGATAAAATACCTTCGGAGAAAGCCGCCATCAACATCAAACTTAAAAATAAAGTTACCATGACTGGTAGAGGCGAGGTAGGCGTTGGGACTTCCCCTTTATTATGGAACACCAAACTTACACCTATGTTTTTTGGACAAAAGAACCAATGGGTAGTTAATTACAAAGCCAACAACACAGGCGAAAGTGTAGAAAAAGAAGGAAGAATACTCTCTTTCGGTAATCGTTGGGAAGGCGTAAGACGCAATGTAGACCAAGAAAGCTGGATTGGCGTAGAGACCGCTGCAATCCCTGATGTTCCTGAAAGACGCTACCTCTTTAACAATGTGCATTTCTTCTCCGCTAACCTACTTACCAACCCTTTCAAAAACAAAGAATGGGAGCTAAAGGCTAACGCCAGCTACACGAATAACGCCGTAGAAAGAGAAGATTTACAAGAGGTAACCTATGGCACCGAAACCTTTAGTGCTAGAAGGCTTAACCATTTCTACACCAATCAAGCGAAGGGAGAACTCATCTTCACTAAAAATGCCAGGAAAGGATTCTTTAAGAATGTAACGACTTGGAACAGCTTCTGGAGCGAAAGCAATGCCGATGTAAACAAAAAAGAAATCACAGGGAGTAGAGCCGCTATGCAAAATATCTATGCTCCTACCAACTCATTCCAAAACTCTTTAAGTTCTATTATTCCAGTCGGTGAAAAGTTGGTGAATGTGATGTCTTATATTAGTGTTAAAAATGATAGACAAACACTAGAATCTAGCCCTAGCAGCTACTCTCAAAAACTTTTCAATAGCCAAAATTATCAAAGGCTACAACAAAACCTAAACATCAAAAGTACCGAAATCAACCACAGTGCTTCCGTAGGATTTAGTGCAGGAAGATGGACTTTAACCCCAGAGGTAGGTTTAGACATCAATTTCAACCAAATGGAATCGGAGCTTTATGGCATCAATGGTAGTACGCTGTTCCCTTATAACATCAATTACCAAAACAATATGCAGTGGAACGAGCTAAGACCTTCCACCAAACTTTCGGCAAACTATAAAGGCGAACGCTTAAATATTTACCTTAATGCCCCTGTTAATTTCTATGGCATTTCCTACAAAGATTTCTTAAGAAATGGCAGAAATAGAGAGATTAACAAGACAGTGTTTGAGCCTAGTTTCTTTATGAACTACGATTTTGCTTCGTTTTGGAAGATTAGAGGGTACGGAAACCTTAACTATAGCTTTGGTGACTTTGGGTCTATCTACGAAGGAATTATGATGAACACGCCCGATTTCTTTGTAAACAGAGCGCCACAATCTAATGTAATGCCCGAAAATCTTTCCAAGAGCATCGGTTCTACATTAGAGTATAGAAACCCACTTAATAATTTGTTTTTCAACCTAAGATACAGCTATGGTACTCTTAAAAGAAATCTCATTACTTCTGTAACTAGAAATGCAGCCTCATTTATTTCCGAAGTCAAAGAGTTTGATAATACGGCGACCTCTCAATCACAAAGTGCAGAGATAGGAAAGTATTTCCCTAAGTTCAAATCTAACCTATCTTTCAACTTTAGAAATAGTGATTCCGAGAGTATTTCTATGCTCAACAGCAACCTCATCTATAACAAGAATAACAGCCAATCTTTAGGTGCTAAGTTTAACAATACCTTCTTCTCTTGGCTTAGTGTAGATTACAACATCTCTATGGGCTGGAACAAAAACCAAAATGCACAGACCAATACCACTTATAAGTTCTCTAACTGGTCGCATAATTTAGCTGCCTATATCTACCCTCTGGACAACCACACCATAGGTCTAGTTTGGGACGACAACACCT
The genomic region above belongs to Riemerella anatipestifer and contains:
- a CDS encoding carboxypeptidase regulatory-like domain-containing protein, which encodes MTRIYSLVLFLFFSAVLWAQISISGKITNTEGQPVPSASVTVEEIGKNAILTYALSDSKGAYKVTINSSTDKVKLTVKAFNHQTQVKEIANKTQTLNFSLSPQATEIKEVKLKTRMITKKGDTISYDLKAFESKNDRTLADVLKKIPGIEVNKDGTVLYQGEAINKFYVNGKDLMEGGYGTINNALPKDAVQKVEVMENHQPVKILQDKIPSEKAAINIKLKNKVTMTGRGEVGVGTSPLLWNTKLTPMFFGQKNQWVVNYKANNTGESVEKEGRILSFGNRWEGVRRNVDQESWIGVETAAIPDVPERRYLFNNVHFFSANLLTNPFKNKEWELKANASYTNNAVEREDLQEVTYGTETFSARRLNHFYTNQAKGELIFTKNARKGFFKNVTTWNSFWSESNADVNKKEITGSRAAMQNIYAPTNSFQNSLSSIIPVGEKLVNVMSYISVKNDRQTLESSPSSYSQKLFNSQNYQRLQQNLNIKSTEINHSASVGFSAGRWTLTPEVGLDINFNQMESELYGINGSTLFPYNINYQNNMQWNELRPSTKLSANYKGERLNIYLNAPVNFYGISYKDFLRNGRNREINKTVFEPSFFMNYDFASFWKIRGYGNLNYSFGDFGSIYEGIMMNTPDFFVNRAPQSNVMPENLSKSIGSTLEYRNPLNNLFFNLRYSYGTLKRNLITSVTRNAASFISEVKEFDNTATSQSQSAEIGKYFPKFKSNLSFNFRNSDSESISMLNSNLIYNKNNSQSLGAKFNNTFFSWLSVDYNISMGWNKNQNAQTNTTYKFSNWSHNLAAYIYPLDNHTIGLVWDDNTYKTLGESAFRNSFYDLSYQYTWAKKKIDFELKWLNITNNKFYETVTISTQDNSIRRSLVYIRPSQVMFTIKFNFK
- the fbaA gene encoding class II fructose-bisphosphate aldolase, with the translated sequence MSKLFPAGVATGSMVSEIFQYAKENKFALPAVNVIGSSNINATMETAAKLNAPVIIQFSNGGAVYNAGKGLSNDGQKAAILGAVAGAKHIHTLAEAYGATVILHTDHCAKKLLPWIDGLLDAGEAFYKANGKSLYSSHMLDLSEETLEENLEISAKYFERMAKMDMTLEVEIGVTGGEEDGVDNTDVDNSKLYTQPEDVAYTYEILKQISDKFTIAAAFGNVHGVYKPGNVKLTPEILLNSQKYVQEKFGTVEKPINFVFHGGSGSSLEEIREAIDYGVIKMNIDTDLQFAYTEGIRDYMLNKVEYLRTQIGNPEGDDVPNKKFYDPRVWLRKGEETFRSRLEQAFEDLNNVNTLK
- a CDS encoding NAD kinase — translated: MKAAIYSQKKDLDTFLYLSKFISELEKRGVESVLHEGLSIDLAFSKNFRTFNDKESLKNAGVDLFFSFGGDGTILNALIFIQDLEIPVIGVNTGRLGFLACFSKEEIFLNIDKILKGEMLISRRSVIEVSTKDTVIDFPYALNDLSITRKETTSMITIDTHINDEFLTVFWGDGLVVSTPTGSTAYNLSCGGPIISPRADNFVLTPIAPHNLNVRPIILKDDVEIKLTVESRVPEFLFSLDSRLYNVGIDDEIIVKKANFEVSLMMTKSINFYETLRQKLLWGKDKRN
- the accD gene encoding acetyl-CoA carboxylase, carboxyltransferase subunit beta, whose product is MAFDWFRRKAKNITTSTEEKKDIPKGLWHKTPTGKIIEYDELKANQFVSPEDGFHVRIGSKEYYDILFDEGKFKELDARVESIDILKFKDTKPYTDRLKEAKAKTKLTDSIRNAVGKVNGTEMVVSCMDFAFIGGSLGSVMGEKITRAIDYAIKNKLPYVLICQSGGARMQEAAHSLMQMAKVQAKLVHLSEAGLPYIAYLTDPTFGGITASFAMTADVIMAEPGALIGFAGPRVIKETIGRDLPEGFQTSEFLKEKGFVDFIVNRKEAKVLVSKTVNLLMNK